A stretch of the Mycobacterium shigaense genome encodes the following:
- a CDS encoding zinc-binding metallopeptidase family protein, which produces MRDFHCPNCGQRLVFENSSCLNCGSALGFSLEQMALLVITDGSGNQASEHAGFVDASEYQLCANLRVAECNWLVPVNTPRLLCASCVLTTERPNDADEVGMAEFAAAEAAKRRLVAELHELKLPIVGRDQDPDYGLAFRLLSSAHEQVLTGHENGVITLDLAEGDDVHREQLRVEMDEPYRTLLGHFRHEVGHYYYYRLAAPSDQHVARFNELFGDPDADYQEALDRHYSQGPPEGWQETFVSSYATMHAAEDWAETFAHYLHIRDTLDTAAWSGFAPASATFDRPPLGPSAFPTIIDLWLPLAWSLNNVNRSMGHDDLYPFVLPAAVLEKMQFIHTVIDDVTSAANGPAAAIA; this is translated from the coding sequence ATGCGTGACTTCCACTGTCCCAACTGTGGCCAGCGCCTGGTGTTCGAGAACTCCAGCTGCCTCAATTGCGGCAGCGCGCTGGGATTTTCTCTCGAACAGATGGCGCTGCTGGTGATCACCGACGGCAGTGGCAATCAAGCCAGCGAGCATGCCGGCTTCGTGGACGCCTCCGAGTATCAGCTCTGCGCCAATCTGCGAGTCGCCGAATGCAATTGGCTGGTGCCCGTCAACACTCCGCGACTGCTCTGCGCCTCGTGCGTGTTGACGACGGAGCGTCCCAACGACGCCGACGAAGTCGGTATGGCGGAATTCGCCGCGGCCGAGGCCGCCAAGCGCCGGTTGGTCGCCGAGTTGCACGAGCTGAAGCTGCCCATCGTCGGGCGCGACCAAGATCCCGACTACGGTTTGGCGTTCCGGCTGCTGTCCAGCGCGCACGAACAGGTGCTCACGGGCCACGAAAACGGCGTTATCACTTTGGATTTGGCCGAGGGTGACGACGTCCACCGTGAGCAGTTGCGTGTCGAGATGGACGAGCCGTACCGCACGCTGCTCGGGCACTTCCGCCACGAGGTCGGGCACTATTACTACTACCGCCTGGCCGCGCCGTCCGACCAGCACGTCGCCCGGTTCAACGAACTGTTCGGCGACCCCGACGCCGACTATCAGGAGGCGCTGGATCGGCACTACAGCCAGGGCCCGCCGGAGGGTTGGCAGGAAACCTTCGTGTCCTCCTACGCGACGATGCATGCCGCCGAGGACTGGGCCGAGACCTTCGCCCACTACCTGCACATCCGCGACACCCTGGATACCGCGGCGTGGTCCGGCTTCGCGCCGGCATCGGCGACCTTCGACCGGCCGCCCTTGGGCCCCAGCGCTTTCCCCACCATCATCGACCTGTGGCTACCGCTGGCGTGGTCGCTAAACAACGTGAACCGGTCGATGGGCCACGACGACCTGTATCCGTTCGTGCTGCCCGCCGCGGTGCTGGAGAAGATGCAGTTCATCCACACGGTGATCGACGACGTGACCTCGGCGGCGAACGGTCCGGCGGCGGCGATCGCCTAA
- a CDS encoding alpha/beta hydrolase produces MALQIDPEVLAAITAQPALLAGSQPPPAGDVTGRREITRRVFAEFVPTLPAVAGVAVRRYTLDTDDGAALSLSWFHGTQPALPGGAVLYLHGGGMIVGLGEFGGLYDWLAARYVAESDVPMLLVDYRIAPEYPHPVPVEDCYAALRWLAAHADELGVDPARVAVMGDSAGGGLSAAVCLIARDRGGPPIALQLLIYPMLDDRTTLPDPELAQTAIWSYEDNITGWQALLGQHADGEAVHAYAAPARANDLAQLPPAYIDVGDLDIFRDEDVAYARRLARAGVSTEVHVHPGCPHVFDVFAPNAPVSRRVFADRVRRLRAV; encoded by the coding sequence GTGGCCCTACAGATCGACCCAGAGGTACTCGCCGCAATCACCGCGCAGCCGGCCCTGCTGGCCGGTTCGCAACCGCCACCGGCCGGAGATGTGACGGGACGACGCGAAATCACCCGCCGGGTATTCGCCGAGTTCGTGCCGACCCTGCCGGCCGTCGCCGGGGTGGCGGTACGCCGATACACGCTCGACACCGACGACGGCGCCGCGCTGTCGTTGAGCTGGTTCCACGGGACCCAACCAGCGCTCCCCGGCGGCGCGGTGCTGTACCTGCACGGCGGCGGAATGATCGTCGGATTGGGCGAATTCGGCGGCCTCTACGACTGGTTGGCGGCGCGCTACGTCGCGGAGTCCGACGTGCCCATGCTGCTGGTCGACTACCGGATCGCGCCGGAATATCCGCACCCGGTTCCGGTCGAGGACTGCTATGCGGCGCTTCGTTGGCTGGCAGCGCACGCCGACGAACTCGGTGTCGATCCGGCCCGGGTGGCTGTGATGGGAGACAGCGCCGGGGGCGGGCTCAGTGCCGCGGTGTGCTTGATCGCGCGTGACCGCGGCGGGCCCCCGATCGCGCTGCAGTTGTTGATCTACCCGATGCTCGACGACCGGACCACGCTGCCGGACCCGGAATTGGCGCAGACGGCGATCTGGAGCTACGAGGACAACATCACCGGGTGGCAGGCCTTGCTGGGCCAGCACGCCGACGGCGAGGCTGTGCACGCCTATGCCGCTCCGGCGCGTGCGAACGATCTCGCACAGCTACCCCCCGCCTACATCGACGTGGGTGATCTCGACATCTTCCGCGACGAGGACGTCGCTTACGCCCGTCGCCTGGCTCGCGCCGGTGTGTCGACCGAGGTGCATGTGCACCCGGGTTGTCCACACGTCTTCGACGTCTTTGCCCCGAACGCCCCGGTGTCGCGGCGTGTCTTCGCCGACCGCGTCCGTCGCCTGCGCGCTGTCTAG
- a CDS encoding adenylate/guanylate cyclase domain-containing protein: protein MRPTKTSAQRLGRALDAVSGHGGRSPETPAYGSWLLGHVSDSQLHRRRRIQIILALLIVAANLIGVGVAALLVTVGVRTPSVFDDAPSWITFVAVPTYCVLAIVLGTYWITRRSVLALQWAIEEGEPSSADQRNIFLAPSRVAIAHLLLWGVGAALCTTLYGLVNRLFMPRFLFSVSASGVLVATSCFLITEIALRPLAAQALAAGRPPRRIAAGIMGRIIMVWLLGSGVPVVGIVFMTIVQMSMRNLTETQFEVRVLIVAVATLVFGFILMWILAWTTANPVRVVRAALERVERGNLRGDLVVFDGTELGELQRGFNTMVAGLRERERVRDLFGRHVGREVAAAAERERPQLGGEERHVAVVFVDIIGSTRLVTSQRPADVVALLNRFFSIVVEEVDRHRGLVNKFEGDASLAIFGAPNRLDSPEDDALAAARTIAGRLAAELPACRAGIGVAAGQVIAGNVGARERFEYTVIGEPVNQAARLCELAKNHPRRLLAASGAVSAASETECARWALGETVTLRGYDRPIRLAAPR, encoded by the coding sequence ATGCGGCCCACGAAGACGTCGGCGCAACGCTTGGGTCGGGCGCTGGATGCGGTGAGCGGCCACGGCGGCCGGTCGCCGGAGACCCCCGCCTACGGCTCCTGGTTGCTCGGGCACGTCTCGGACAGTCAGCTGCATCGTCGCCGACGCATCCAAATCATCCTGGCCCTGCTCATCGTGGCGGCGAACCTGATCGGAGTCGGTGTAGCCGCGCTCTTGGTAACCGTCGGCGTCCGCACCCCAAGCGTGTTCGACGACGCACCGTCATGGATCACGTTCGTTGCCGTGCCGACCTACTGCGTGCTGGCGATTGTCTTGGGCACTTACTGGATTACCCGCCGGAGCGTGCTCGCGCTGCAGTGGGCCATCGAGGAGGGCGAACCCAGTTCCGCCGATCAGCGCAACATCTTCCTGGCTCCATCGCGGGTGGCGATCGCCCACCTGCTGCTCTGGGGAGTCGGGGCGGCGTTGTGCACGACCCTCTACGGCCTGGTCAACCGCTTGTTCATGCCACGATTCCTCTTTTCGGTGAGCGCTTCCGGCGTCTTGGTGGCCACCAGTTGCTTCTTGATCACGGAAATCGCGCTGCGGCCCCTGGCTGCGCAGGCGCTGGCGGCGGGTCGGCCGCCTCGGCGGATAGCCGCGGGCATCATGGGCCGGATCATCATGGTGTGGCTGCTGGGCTCGGGCGTGCCCGTCGTCGGCATCGTTTTCATGACGATCGTGCAGATGTCGATGCGGAATCTCACCGAGACCCAGTTCGAGGTCAGAGTGCTGATCGTGGCGGTGGCAACACTGGTCTTCGGTTTCATCCTGATGTGGATCCTGGCCTGGACGACCGCAAACCCGGTGCGGGTGGTGCGCGCGGCGCTGGAGCGCGTGGAGCGTGGCAATCTGCGTGGCGACCTGGTGGTGTTCGACGGGACCGAACTCGGCGAACTGCAACGTGGTTTCAACACGATGGTCGCCGGTCTGCGTGAGCGCGAACGCGTGCGCGACCTGTTCGGGCGCCACGTCGGGCGCGAAGTCGCCGCGGCCGCCGAACGTGAGCGACCGCAGCTAGGCGGAGAAGAACGTCACGTCGCCGTGGTGTTCGTCGACATCATCGGGTCGACGAGGTTGGTGACCAGCCAACGGCCGGCGGACGTGGTGGCACTGCTCAACCGGTTCTTCTCCATCGTCGTCGAGGAAGTGGACCGCCATCGCGGGTTGGTGAACAAGTTCGAAGGCGACGCCTCGCTGGCCATCTTCGGGGCTCCGAACCGCTTGGACTCGCCCGAGGACGATGCCCTTGCCGCCGCGCGGACCATTGCCGGCCGGCTGGCCGCAGAACTTCCCGCGTGTCGGGCGGGCATCGGTGTGGCGGCCGGCCAGGTGATCGCCGGCAATGTCGGTGCAAGAGAACGGTTTGAGTACACTGTGATCGGCGAGCCGGTCAACCAGGCGGCCCGGTTGTGCGAACTGGCGAAAAACCATCCGCGCCGATTGCTCGCGGCGTCGGGCGCGGTGAGCGCGGCGAGCGAAACCGAGTGTGCTCGTTGGGCTTTGGGGGAGACGGTGACACTTCGCGGATACGACCGGCCTATCCGGCTGGCCGCGCCCCGGTGA
- a CDS encoding class I SAM-dependent methyltransferase, translating into MNEALALNETIATMPRGGPGASWLDRLLQTEALEYTDRDDVADEVKQSVISALDRMGTCVGLHEKNARIALRAVADIAHPRILEIGAGHGQLAAKILDLHPTATVTISDVDPTSVAKISAGALGAHPRVRTQVVDATAIAAEDDSYDLVIFALAFHHLPPSAACRAIAEATRVGKRFLVIDIGRRSPLGLILNILLMGPMAVRMSLPSAGPWMHDGSISVLRSYSRSAFVALGKAADPQMRIEFMRPPSRFGAASTAVLFSRGRS; encoded by the coding sequence ATGAACGAAGCGCTTGCACTGAACGAGACCATCGCCACGATGCCCCGGGGCGGCCCCGGCGCCTCGTGGCTGGATCGACTGCTGCAGACCGAGGCACTGGAGTACACCGACCGCGACGATGTGGCGGACGAGGTCAAGCAAAGCGTGATCTCGGCCCTCGACCGGATGGGCACCTGCGTCGGCCTGCACGAGAAGAATGCCCGCATCGCGCTGCGCGCCGTCGCCGACATTGCCCACCCGCGCATCCTGGAGATCGGTGCCGGGCACGGCCAGTTGGCCGCGAAGATCTTGGACCTGCATCCCACGGCGACGGTAACGATCAGCGATGTCGACCCGACCTCGGTGGCGAAGATCTCTGCCGGCGCGTTAGGCGCCCATCCGCGAGTGCGCACCCAGGTGGTCGACGCCACCGCGATCGCCGCCGAGGATGACAGCTACGACCTGGTCATCTTCGCGCTGGCCTTTCATCACCTGCCGCCGAGCGCCGCTTGCAGGGCGATCGCCGAGGCCACTCGAGTCGGCAAGCGATTTCTCGTCATCGACATCGGACGTCGGTCCCCGCTCGGACTGATCCTGAACATCCTGTTGATGGGGCCGATGGCGGTTCGGATGTCGTTGCCGTCAGCGGGCCCCTGGATGCACGACGGGTCCATCAGCGTGCTGCGGTCCTACAGTCGCTCTGCATTCGTTGCCCTCGGCAAAGCTGCCGACCCACAGATGCGCATCGAGTTCATGCGGCCCCCATCGCGATTCGGCGCCGCGTCGACCGCAGTACTGTTTTCGCGCGGTCGATCATGA
- a CDS encoding TetR family transcriptional regulator: protein MRSTTELRDEILAAARAEFAQHGLAGARIDRIARAAQASKERLYAHFGDKETLFREVVDADMAGFFGAVPPRPDAVPEFVGDIYDLARRRPEHVRMVDWARLEGVSLEEPRVGDQPVLARAIAAVEEAQLNGHVDPAWRPFDLVVLLFGIGLAWAHSPVPDATTDDPTLVAQRRAAAVEAAARIVAVPR from the coding sequence ATGCGAAGCACCACAGAGCTGCGCGACGAGATCCTCGCGGCCGCCCGGGCCGAGTTCGCCCAACACGGCCTGGCCGGCGCCAGGATCGATCGCATCGCGCGTGCCGCCCAAGCCAGCAAAGAACGCCTCTATGCGCACTTCGGTGACAAAGAGACGCTGTTTCGCGAGGTGGTGGACGCCGACATGGCCGGGTTCTTCGGTGCGGTGCCGCCGCGGCCCGACGCCGTCCCCGAGTTCGTCGGCGATATCTACGACCTGGCCCGTCGCCGGCCCGAGCACGTGCGCATGGTCGACTGGGCGCGCCTGGAGGGCGTCAGCCTGGAGGAGCCCCGAGTCGGCGATCAGCCCGTTCTCGCCCGGGCCATCGCCGCGGTCGAAGAAGCACAACTCAACGGTCACGTGGACCCGGCCTGGCGACCGTTCGACCTAGTGGTGCTGCTTTTCGGGATCGGTCTGGCCTGGGCTCACTCGCCTGTTCCCGACGCCACCACCGACGATCCCACGCTGGTCGCCCAGCGCCGCGCCGCCGCCGTGGAAGCCGCCGCCCGCATCGTTGCCGTGCCGCGGTGA
- a CDS encoding circularly permuted type 2 ATP-grasp protein encodes MALDPVGSSAVAGGDDRYDADRLLAGYRSTRSQQALFDLRPTGEQGPGIGYDEFLDSEGEVRPAWTELADAVAERGRAGLDQLRSVMRSLIDNDGITYTEVDAHRDGHVHGLEPRPWSLDGLPIVLSATDWEALEAGLVQRSRLLDAVLADLYGPRALLTDGVLPPELVFAHPGYVRAAAGIEVPGHHQLFMHGCDVSRLPDTSFQVNADWTQAPSGAGYALADRRVVAHAIPDLYERIAPRPTTPFAQALRLALIDAAPDVAQDPVVVVLSPGIYSETAFDQAYLTTLLGFPLVESADLVVRDGMLWMRSLGTLKRVDVVLRRVDALYTDPLDLRADSRLGVVGLVEAQRRGTVTVVNTLGSGILESPGLLRFLPKLCERLLGEAPLLRTAPVYWGGIASERSHLLTHLSSLLVKSTVSSESHVGPSLSPAQLADLAARIEQTPWQWAGQELPQFSSAPTDHAGVLSSAGVGMRLFTVAQRGGYAPMIGGVGYVLAPGTAAYSMQTVAAKDVWVRPTERARAEIITLPSAPQPVKTAAGTYGVSSPRVLSDLFWMGRYGERAEGTARLLIVARDRFHVYRHQQTSEESECVPVLMAGLGRITGADTGTNNDHAEMIAIVPSTLWSLTHDPSLPGSLVHSVEGLGLAARAVRDQLSNDTWMVLAGVERALAHPPEPPQSLAEADTLLASAHARTLAGMLTLAGVASESMVRDVGWAMMDIGKRIERGLWLTALLEATLTTARSPVAEQTVIESTLVACESSVIYRRRTVGQVSVAAVAELMLFDANNPRSLLYQLERLRADLKELPSSSGSSRPERLVDEISTRLRRSHPAELELVDADGRRAELAELLDAIHSELRDLSEVISETQLALPGGMQPLWGPKERRVMPA; translated from the coding sequence ATGGCACTCGACCCGGTTGGTTCCTCGGCCGTCGCCGGCGGCGACGACCGGTACGACGCCGACCGGTTGCTGGCCGGCTACCGGTCCACGCGCTCCCAGCAAGCCTTGTTCGACCTGCGTCCCACCGGCGAGCAGGGTCCCGGGATCGGTTACGACGAGTTCCTCGACAGCGAGGGCGAGGTTCGGCCGGCCTGGACCGAGCTGGCCGACGCCGTCGCCGAGCGCGGCCGCGCCGGCCTGGATCAGCTGCGTTCGGTGATGCGCAGCCTGATCGACAACGACGGCATCACCTATACCGAGGTCGATGCCCACCGCGACGGGCACGTCCACGGTCTGGAGCCCAGGCCGTGGAGCCTGGACGGGCTGCCGATCGTGCTGTCCGCGACGGATTGGGAGGCGCTGGAGGCGGGGCTGGTGCAGCGGTCACGGCTGCTCGACGCGGTGCTGGCCGACCTGTACGGGCCACGCGCCCTGTTGACCGACGGCGTGCTGCCGCCGGAGCTGGTGTTCGCCCATCCCGGGTATGTGCGGGCGGCCGCCGGCATCGAAGTGCCCGGGCATCACCAACTCTTCATGCACGGCTGCGACGTCAGCCGGTTGCCCGACACCAGCTTTCAGGTCAACGCCGACTGGACCCAGGCGCCCTCGGGCGCCGGTTATGCACTGGCCGACCGGCGCGTCGTCGCGCACGCCATTCCGGATCTCTACGAGCGAATCGCGCCGCGACCGACGACCCCGTTCGCCCAGGCACTGCGGCTGGCCCTGATCGACGCCGCCCCCGACGTCGCCCAGGATCCCGTGGTGGTGGTGCTCAGCCCGGGCATTTACTCCGAGACGGCCTTCGATCAGGCGTATCTTACGACGCTGCTCGGCTTTCCCCTGGTGGAGAGCGCGGATCTGGTGGTGCGCGACGGGATGCTGTGGATGCGCTCGCTGGGCACCCTCAAGCGCGTGGACGTGGTGCTTCGCCGCGTCGACGCCCTTTACACCGACCCGCTGGATCTGCGCGCCGACTCCCGACTCGGCGTGGTCGGTTTGGTGGAGGCACAACGCCGCGGGACTGTCACCGTGGTCAACACCTTGGGCAGCGGGATCCTGGAAAGCCCTGGGCTGCTGCGCTTCCTGCCCAAGCTGTGCGAGCGCCTGCTCGGCGAAGCCCCGCTGCTGCGTACCGCGCCGGTGTACTGGGGCGGCATCGCCAGTGAACGCTCCCACCTGCTGACGCACCTGTCGTCGCTGTTGGTCAAATCCACGGTCAGCTCGGAAAGCCATGTGGGGCCGTCACTTTCGCCCGCCCAGCTGGCCGACCTGGCCGCGCGGATCGAGCAGACGCCGTGGCAGTGGGCCGGCCAGGAGCTGCCGCAGTTCTCCTCGGCACCGACCGACCACGCCGGCGTGCTGTCCTCGGCCGGCGTCGGCATGCGGCTGTTCACGGTCGCACAACGCGGCGGCTACGCGCCGATGATCGGCGGCGTCGGGTATGTGCTGGCCCCCGGGACCGCCGCGTACTCGATGCAAACCGTTGCGGCAAAAGATGTCTGGGTGCGCCCGACCGAGCGCGCCCGCGCCGAGATCATCACCCTGCCGTCGGCTCCGCAGCCGGTGAAGACCGCCGCGGGCACCTACGGGGTCAGCTCGCCCCGCGTGTTGTCGGATCTGTTCTGGATGGGACGCTACGGCGAGCGCGCCGAGGGCACCGCCAGGTTGCTGATCGTCGCCCGCGATCGCTTCCACGTGTACCGCCACCAGCAGACCAGCGAGGAAAGCGAATGCGTTCCGGTGCTGATGGCCGGGCTGGGCCGCATCACCGGGGCCGACACCGGCACGAACAACGACCACGCCGAGATGATCGCGATCGTCCCCTCGACCTTGTGGTCGCTGACTCACGACCCGAGCCTGCCCGGATCGCTGGTGCACTCGGTGGAGGGGTTGGGGCTGGCCGCCCGGGCCGTCCGCGACCAGCTGTCCAACGACACATGGATGGTGCTCGCCGGCGTTGAGCGGGCGCTGGCGCACCCGCCCGAGCCGCCGCAGTCGCTGGCCGAGGCCGACACCCTGCTCGCGTCCGCGCATGCGCGGACCCTGGCCGGCATGCTGACGCTGGCCGGGGTGGCCAGCGAGTCGATGGTGCGCGACGTGGGCTGGGCGATGATGGACATCGGCAAACGCATCGAGCGCGGCCTGTGGCTGACCGCGCTGCTGGAAGCCACGCTGACCACGGCCCGCAGCCCCGTCGCGGAGCAGACCGTCATCGAGTCGACCCTGGTGGCGTGCGAATCGTCGGTGATCTACCGGCGCCGCACCGTCGGTCAGGTCAGCGTGGCCGCGGTGGCCGAGCTGATGCTGTTCGACGCGAACAACCCGAGGTCGTTGCTCTATCAGCTGGAACGGTTGCGGGCCGACCTCAAAGAGCTGCCCAGCTCGTCGGGGTCGTCCCGCCCCGAGCGGCTGGTCGACGAGATCAGCACGCGGCTGCGCCGGTCGCACCCCGCCGAGCTGGAACTCGTCGACGCCGACGGGCGCCGCGCCGAGCTCGCTGAGTTGCTCGACGCGATTCACTCCGAGCTGCGCGACCTGTCCGAAGTGATCAGCGAGACGCAACTGGCGCTGCCGGGCGGCATGCAGCCGCTGTGGGGCCCGAAGGAACGCCGCGTGATGCCCGCCTAG